In a single window of the Flavobacterium sp. W4I14 genome:
- a CDS encoding alpha-glucosidase (family GH31 glycosyl hydrolase) (product_source=COG1501; cath_funfam=1.10.1330.10,2.60.120.260,2.60.40.10; cleavage_site_network=SignalP-noTM; cog=COG1501; pfam=PF00754,PF01055,PF17137; smart=SM00060; superfamily=49265,49384,49785,51011,51445,63446,74650; transmembrane_helix_parts=Inside_1_20,TMhelix_21_43,Outside_44_1296), producing MTPHYFLKHFKITSPKKQPKRFVLACAFFLIAAPFFASAQPAAQKTNQAVEKVTKVLGAKKINTTTVELLLSDNQRLTLDFYGDHIFRLFEDPTGGFIRDPEAKPEAKILVENPRRTVSKLDIKDENNQLFISTGKITVLFDKNTSLIKIINLATQTVAVEELAPIQFEKGKVTLSLKENPQEYFYGGGVQNGRFSHKGRAISIENQNSWTDGGVASPTPYYWSTNGYAVMWHTFSKGNYNFGAKEKGLVKLVHETDYLDAFFMINDGVVPLLNDFYQLTGNPILLPKFGFYQGHLNAYNRDFWKEDEKGTLFEDGKRYKESQKDNGGIKESLNGEKNNYQFSARAVIDRYKKHDMPLGWVLPNDGYGAGYGQTETLDGNIQNLKSFGDYARKNGVEIGLWTQSDLHPKAEVSPLLQRDIIKEARDAGVRVLKTDVAWVGAGYSFGLNGLADVAQIMPYYGNSSRPFIISLDGWAGTQRYAGIWSGDQTGGVWEYIRFHIPTYLGSGLSGQPNITSDMDGIFGGKNLTINTRDFQWKTFTPMELNMDGWGANEKYPHALGEPVASINRNYLKLKSELMPYTYSVAKEAVTGLPIIRAMFLEYPNAYTKGTSTQYQYMYGPSFLIAPIYQATKSDEKGNDIRNGIYLPEGIWIDYFTGEKYIGNSILNSFDSPLWKLPVFVKNGAIIPMTNPNNNVAEINKANRIYELYPFGKTSFTEYDDDGATEAYKLGKGASTLIESALDEKNNALVTIHPAKGDFDGFVKEKTTEFVINVTEKPKRLTAKVGNSKIKLTEVNSKDEFLKQSNVYFYNTAPNLNRFATKGSEFEKVAMVKNPQLSVKLQSTDITINPVTLSIDGFKFEPVDKQRMSTGKLTAPVNARVSDKNREAYTLTPSWSKVSNADFYEIDFNDMHYTTIRDTALLFDGLLAETPYSFKLRAVNKDGYSDWTEIKATTKTNPLEFAIQGIVAETTVENQGGSGINKLFDYDEGNTWHTKWGVKAVPFDMIIDLKSINQLDKFHYLPRTGRGNGILLKGKVFYSNNKENWTEAGAFEWANNDEIKIFNFTAHPAARYLKIAVADGVGGFGSGRELYVFKVPGTESYLPGDINNDRLIDKNDLTSYINYTGLRKGDADFEGYISNGDINKNNLIDAYDISVVATQLEGGVRNTKIDKVAGKLEISTAKQAYNKDEIIEIKVKGINLKSVNALSFALPYHAQDYDFVSVQPLNTKQMDNLTNDRLHTSGAKVLYPTFVNIGNKDALNETSDLFILKLKAKRKLQFGLKISEGVLVDKNLNSVKF from the coding sequence ATGACCCCGCATTATTTTCTTAAACATTTTAAAATAACCAGTCCCAAAAAGCAGCCTAAGCGCTTTGTTTTGGCATGTGCGTTTTTTTTAATTGCCGCTCCGTTTTTTGCTTCTGCTCAGCCAGCAGCTCAGAAAACCAATCAGGCAGTAGAAAAAGTTACCAAAGTACTTGGTGCAAAAAAGATCAACACCACCACAGTAGAATTGTTGCTTTCCGATAATCAACGTTTAACATTAGATTTTTATGGCGATCATATTTTCCGTCTTTTCGAAGACCCTACAGGAGGTTTTATACGCGATCCGGAAGCAAAGCCAGAAGCTAAAATTTTAGTCGAAAACCCACGCAGAACTGTTTCAAAACTGGATATTAAAGATGAGAATAACCAACTTTTCATATCTACAGGTAAGATTACTGTACTTTTCGATAAAAATACTTCCCTGATCAAAATTATCAACCTCGCTACACAAACCGTTGCTGTGGAAGAATTAGCACCGATTCAGTTCGAAAAAGGAAAAGTAACCCTTAGTTTGAAAGAAAATCCGCAGGAGTATTTTTATGGTGGTGGTGTACAGAACGGCCGTTTCTCTCACAAGGGAAGAGCCATTTCTATCGAAAACCAAAACAGCTGGACAGATGGGGGAGTAGCTTCACCAACACCTTATTACTGGTCTACCAATGGTTATGCTGTAATGTGGCATACCTTTAGTAAGGGAAATTACAATTTTGGTGCTAAAGAAAAAGGATTGGTAAAATTGGTGCATGAAACGGATTACCTGGATGCTTTTTTTATGATTAACGATGGTGTGGTACCTTTATTGAACGATTTTTATCAGCTTACCGGAAATCCGATTTTGTTACCAAAATTTGGTTTCTACCAAGGACATTTAAACGCTTACAATCGAGATTTTTGGAAAGAAGATGAAAAAGGAACTTTATTTGAAGATGGCAAACGTTACAAAGAAAGCCAGAAAGATAACGGCGGTATAAAAGAATCGCTTAACGGTGAAAAAAACAATTATCAGTTTTCAGCACGTGCGGTGATCGACCGTTATAAAAAACACGACATGCCTTTGGGCTGGGTACTTCCAAATGATGGTTATGGCGCCGGTTATGGCCAAACCGAAACATTGGATGGCAACATTCAGAACCTAAAGAGTTTTGGCGATTATGCCCGTAAAAACGGCGTGGAAATTGGACTTTGGACACAATCTGATCTTCACCCTAAAGCAGAAGTAAGTCCGTTATTGCAGCGCGATATTATTAAGGAAGCCAGAGATGCAGGTGTTCGTGTATTAAAAACCGATGTGGCATGGGTTGGTGCCGGTTATTCATTCGGATTGAATGGGCTTGCAGATGTGGCCCAGATTATGCCTTATTATGGCAATAGTAGCCGCCCGTTTATCATTTCATTAGATGGCTGGGCGGGTACACAACGTTATGCCGGGATTTGGTCGGGCGATCAAACGGGTGGTGTTTGGGAATATATCCGTTTCCACATCCCTACCTATTTAGGTTCTGGATTGTCAGGTCAACCGAATATTACTTCCGATATGGATGGTATTTTTGGTGGTAAAAATCTAACCATCAATACCCGCGATTTCCAATGGAAAACCTTTACGCCAATGGAATTAAATATGGACGGTTGGGGCGCTAACGAAAAATATCCTCATGCATTGGGCGAGCCTGTAGCTTCGATTAACCGCAACTATTTAAAACTGAAATCGGAGTTGATGCCTTATACTTATAGCGTAGCTAAAGAAGCGGTTACCGGATTGCCGATCATTAGGGCAATGTTTCTGGAATATCCAAATGCCTATACGAAAGGGACTTCAACTCAATATCAGTACATGTACGGACCTTCTTTCTTAATAGCACCAATTTATCAGGCGACCAAATCAGACGAAAAAGGTAACGATATCCGTAATGGTATTTACCTGCCAGAAGGAATATGGATTGATTATTTCACCGGAGAAAAATACATTGGGAATAGCATTCTCAACAGTTTTGACTCGCCGTTATGGAAGTTGCCTGTTTTTGTGAAAAATGGCGCCATTATCCCGATGACGAATCCGAATAACAACGTTGCTGAAATTAATAAAGCAAACCGTATTTACGAATTATATCCTTTTGGAAAAACTTCATTTACCGAATATGATGATGACGGTGCAACAGAAGCCTACAAATTAGGAAAAGGCGCTTCTACTTTAATTGAATCAGCACTAGATGAGAAGAACAATGCTTTGGTTACTATTCATCCTGCAAAGGGCGATTTCGATGGCTTTGTGAAAGAAAAAACAACTGAATTCGTAATTAACGTTACCGAAAAACCAAAAAGGTTAACGGCAAAAGTTGGAAACAGTAAAATAAAATTGACAGAAGTAAACTCAAAAGACGAGTTTTTAAAACAGTCTAACGTTTATTTCTACAATACTGCACCGAACTTAAACCGCTTCGCTACAAAAGGAAGCGAGTTTGAAAAAGTAGCAATGGTTAAAAACCCGCAATTGTCGGTTAAACTTCAGTCTACTGATATTACCATCAATCCGGTAACACTTAGTATAGACGGATTTAAATTTGAGCCTGTAGATAAACAACGTATGTCAACAGGTAAATTAACTGCTCCTGTTAATGCAAGGGTGAGTGATAAAAACAGAGAAGCTTATACGCTTACTCCAAGCTGGAGTAAAGTGAGCAATGCAGATTTTTATGAAATCGATTTTAACGATATGCATTATACTACTATCCGGGATACTGCTTTGTTGTTTGATGGTTTATTGGCCGAAACACCTTATTCATTTAAACTGCGTGCAGTAAACAAGGATGGTTATTCTGATTGGACCGAAATTAAAGCAACTACTAAAACTAATCCGTTAGAGTTTGCTATTCAGGGTATTGTCGCCGAAACTACGGTAGAAAATCAAGGAGGCTCTGGTATCAATAAATTGTTCGATTATGACGAAGGTAATACCTGGCATACCAAATGGGGTGTTAAAGCAGTCCCTTTTGATATGATCATTGATCTGAAATCGATTAATCAACTGGATAAATTCCACTACCTGCCACGCACGGGAAGAGGGAATGGGATTTTATTAAAAGGTAAAGTATTTTATAGCAATAATAAAGAAAACTGGACAGAAGCTGGCGCATTTGAATGGGCCAATAACGACGAAATTAAAATATTCAATTTTACTGCACATCCTGCTGCACGATACCTCAAAATTGCTGTTGCTGATGGGGTAGGTGGTTTTGGTTCAGGTAGAGAGTTATATGTATTTAAGGTTCCTGGCACCGAAAGTTACCTTCCGGGTGATATCAATAACGACCGTTTAATTGATAAGAACGATTTAACTTCTTACATCAACTATACTGGTTTAAGAAAAGGTGATGCTGATTTTGAAGGTTATATCAGCAATGGCGATATCAATAAAAACAACTTGATTGATGCTTACGATATTTCAGTTGTGGCTACACAGCTTGAAGGAGGTGTAAGAAATACTAAAATTGATAAAGTGGCCGGTAAACTGGAAATCAGTACCGCTAAACAAGCTTACAACAAAGACGAAATCATCGAAATCAAGGTAAAAGGAATAAACCTGAAATCAGTAAATGCTTTAAGTTTTGCACTGCCATACCATGCACAGGATTATGATTTTGTAAGTGTTCAGCCTTTAAACACCAAACAGATGGATAACCTGACCAACGATCGCCTGCATACCAGTGGCGCTAAGGTTTTGTATCCAACCTTTGTAAACATAGGTAACAAAGATGCTTTAAACGAAACTTCCGATCTGTTTATCCTGAAATTAAAGGCAAAACGCAAACTGCAGTTCGGGCTTAAGATTAGTGAAGGTGTTTTAGTAGATAAGAATCTCAATTCAGTTAAATTTTAG
- a CDS encoding hypothetical protein (product_source=Hypo-rule applied): MILPNLNALNFLMIKRLIRANLCFRGKNANQKDSEINLELHNLDPETSSGGRSQDLGYENLNALNA, translated from the coding sequence TTGATCCTCCCAAACCTTAATGCCCTTAATTTCTTAATGATAAAAAGATTAATCCGTGCAAATCTGTGCTTCCGTGGCAAAAACGCTAACCAGAAAGATTCTGAAATAAATTTAGAATTACACAATTTAGATCCTGAAACAAGTTCAGGAGGACGATCGCAAGATCTGGGCTATGAAAATCTTAACGCCCTAAATGCTTAA
- a CDS encoding two-component system LytT family response regulator (product_source=KO:K02477; cath_funfam=3.40.50.2300; cog=COG3947; ko=KO:K02477; pfam=PF00072; smart=SM00448; superfamily=52172) — protein MNFPLSKSYSCVIIDDSQMSIKTLENFVSKIDKLQLKGSFTDAIDAMAAFWTYGKIDFLFLDIQMEISGIDIARMLRNSVKFVVFVSSDDNKAIDTFDKGNCFLFKPLDFGKFEHTVNQLILTERKNKEILL, from the coding sequence ATGAATTTCCCTCTATCAAAATCCTATAGCTGTGTAATTATAGATGACAGCCAAATGAGTATAAAAACACTTGAAAACTTTGTTTCCAAAATAGACAAACTCCAACTAAAAGGAAGTTTTACAGATGCAATAGATGCCATGGCGGCCTTTTGGACATACGGAAAAATTGATTTCCTATTTCTGGATATCCAAATGGAAATATCAGGAATTGATATAGCCAGAATGCTTCGAAACAGCGTAAAATTTGTTGTATTTGTAAGCTCCGATGACAATAAAGCCATTGACACCTTTGATAAGGGCAATTGTTTTTTATTTAAACCCCTCGATTTTGGAAAATTTGAACACACTGTGAATCAGTTGATTCTGACTGAACGTAAGAACAAAGAAATACTTTTGTGA
- a CDS encoding hypothetical protein (product_source=Hypo-rule applied; cleavage_site_network=SignalP-noTM; pfam=PF07978; superfamily=54909; transmembrane_helix_parts=Inside_1_6,TMhelix_7_24,Outside_25_262), with translation MLQRIKISCLFLFVLLSSAFVANASKIDFYQIKIYHLKTDAQEKTVDDYLQKAYLPALHRNGITKVGVFKPIVSDPAAVTEKLIYVFIPLKSFNGVLDLDEKLAKDKQYAIDGKTYLDAAYNEAPYERLESIVLKAFEDAPHFMLPNLKSPMKERVYELRSYEAPTEKYFKNKVQMFNKGDEIGLFKRLNFNAVFYAEVIAGSRMPNLMYLTTFENKTDRDAHWKAFSADDYWKKLSAMPEYQHNVSKNDTKFVYPTDYSDF, from the coding sequence ATGTTGCAAAGAATTAAAATATCCTGTCTGTTTTTATTTGTGTTGTTATCCAGCGCATTTGTGGCCAATGCATCGAAGATAGATTTCTATCAGATCAAAATTTACCATTTGAAAACCGATGCACAAGAAAAAACAGTAGATGATTATCTGCAGAAGGCATATTTACCTGCATTGCACCGTAATGGAATTACAAAAGTAGGCGTGTTTAAACCAATTGTAAGCGATCCAGCTGCAGTTACAGAAAAGCTTATTTATGTATTTATTCCTTTGAAATCATTCAATGGCGTTCTGGACTTGGATGAAAAGTTAGCCAAGGATAAACAATATGCTATTGACGGTAAAACTTATCTCGATGCAGCTTATAACGAAGCTCCTTACGAGCGATTAGAATCTATTGTTTTAAAAGCTTTTGAGGATGCTCCTCATTTTATGCTTCCTAATCTAAAATCGCCGATGAAAGAACGGGTTTACGAATTAAGAAGTTATGAGGCACCTACGGAGAAATATTTTAAGAATAAAGTGCAAATGTTTAATAAAGGCGATGAAATCGGGTTGTTTAAAAGACTCAATTTTAATGCAGTATTTTATGCAGAAGTAATCGCTGGTAGCCGCATGCCGAACCTCATGTATTTAACCACTTTCGAAAATAAGACAGATAGAGATGCGCACTGGAAGGCTTTCTCTGCAGATGATTATTGGAAGAAGTTATCAGCCATGCCTGAGTATCAGCATAATGTTTCTAAAAACGACACTAAATTTGTTTACCCAACAGACTATTCAGATTTTTAA
- a CDS encoding dipeptidyl aminopeptidase/acylaminoacyl peptidase (product_source=COG1506; cath_funfam=2.140.10.30,3.40.50.1820; cleavage_site_network=SignalP-noTM; cog=COG1506; pfam=PF00326,PF00930; superfamily=53474,82171) encodes MTTYPTAKKAIAIILLSFVSSQLLAQQAGLQPYAPSAAEMANAYQLSTKLDTALRNIPTNNDLIPFWKKDGSAFWYKKNLPNRTWEYYYVDAATGKRKPAFDNNKLAENIEKITGKKQNPLKLQFAELYFADQGNTAKLKIQDKWYELNLSDYSLADTKDTLIYRYNAKRPLQQSRSRWQRNREARKSPDGKNEILIKGGNIFVVDLATKAETQLSTDGSADKPYGEFAWSPDGKNIVAYKIDPKETKKVHYVLSSVPGTTRGELKSREYAQPGDDFTAYQPYVFNVTAKTAIKVDAEPIDFFGAPELHWRDNNSRFYTYEKVDRGHQRFRVIEVDVLTGKTKNIIDEKTKTFIYERRIYTHYLPRTNEILWTSEQDGWQHLYLVNGITGKQKLITKGNWVVRDIDSVDVVKRQVWFRACGMNAGEDPYFIHYYRIGFDGKGLVNLTPEKGNHNLSFSPDRKYYIDTYAEVNVPPVSELRLTANTKKINEIEHGQTAIYLATGVKLPEVFVAKGRDGITDIWGIVCFPSKMDPNKTYPVIENIYAGPHDSFVPKSFLPASEMQSIAELGFIVVQIDGMGTANRSKAFHDVCWKNIADAGFPDRILWMKAMAVKYPNADISRVGIYGTSAGGQSSTGALLFHPEFYKAAVSACGCHDNRIDKQWWNEQWMGYPVGPHYGEQSNITNAAKLQGNLFLIVGEADENVPPESTYRLADALIKANKDFDILSIPGMGHSDGGIYGRRRKRDFFVKHLLHAEPPNPNVLVQ; translated from the coding sequence ATGACCACTTATCCAACTGCTAAAAAAGCAATAGCGATCATCTTATTAAGTTTTGTTTCCTCTCAGCTGCTGGCACAGCAGGCGGGTTTACAGCCCTATGCGCCAAGTGCTGCTGAAATGGCAAATGCTTACCAATTATCCACTAAGCTGGATACCGCATTACGCAATATCCCAACCAACAACGATCTTATTCCCTTTTGGAAAAAAGACGGGAGCGCATTTTGGTATAAAAAAAACCTTCCTAACAGAACATGGGAATATTATTATGTAGATGCTGCAACGGGTAAACGTAAACCAGCATTTGATAACAATAAACTGGCTGAAAATATAGAAAAGATAACGGGTAAAAAACAGAATCCATTAAAACTTCAGTTTGCTGAATTGTATTTCGCCGATCAGGGTAATACAGCAAAACTAAAAATACAGGATAAATGGTATGAATTAAACTTGAGCGATTACAGTTTAGCGGATACCAAAGACACTCTAATTTATCGTTACAATGCCAAAAGACCTTTGCAGCAAAGCAGATCGCGCTGGCAACGGAACCGTGAAGCAAGAAAATCGCCTGACGGTAAAAATGAAATCCTCATAAAGGGTGGAAATATATTTGTGGTTGATCTGGCTACCAAAGCAGAAACCCAATTGAGTACCGATGGTAGTGCCGATAAACCATATGGTGAATTTGCATGGTCGCCTGATGGCAAAAATATTGTTGCCTATAAAATCGATCCGAAAGAGACTAAAAAAGTACATTATGTATTAAGTTCGGTGCCTGGTACCACGCGGGGTGAATTAAAATCGAGGGAATATGCCCAGCCTGGCGACGATTTTACCGCTTATCAACCCTATGTTTTTAATGTGACAGCTAAAACTGCCATTAAAGTGGATGCAGAACCGATCGATTTCTTTGGTGCACCAGAATTGCATTGGCGCGATAATAACAGCAGATTTTATACCTATGAGAAAGTAGATCGGGGCCATCAACGTTTTAGGGTAATTGAAGTAGATGTTTTAACCGGCAAAACCAAAAACATTATCGACGAAAAAACAAAAACCTTCATTTATGAGCGGCGCATTTATACCCATTACTTACCTAGAACTAATGAAATATTATGGACCAGTGAGCAGGATGGATGGCAACACCTTTATCTTGTTAATGGCATCACAGGAAAACAGAAACTGATTACCAAAGGCAATTGGGTAGTTAGGGACATCGATAGTGTAGATGTGGTTAAACGCCAGGTTTGGTTCAGGGCATGCGGGATGAATGCTGGTGAAGACCCTTACTTTATCCATTATTACCGGATTGGTTTCGACGGTAAAGGATTGGTAAACCTTACGCCCGAAAAAGGTAACCATAACCTCAGTTTTTCTCCTGACCGCAAATATTATATCGATACTTACGCTGAGGTAAATGTACCGCCTGTTAGCGAGTTAAGGTTAACTGCGAACACAAAAAAAATAAACGAAATAGAACATGGCCAAACGGCTATTTATTTAGCCACAGGAGTTAAACTGCCTGAAGTGTTCGTAGCTAAAGGAAGAGATGGTATAACCGATATTTGGGGCATTGTTTGCTTCCCTTCAAAAATGGATCCGAACAAAACTTATCCTGTTATCGAAAATATTTACGCAGGTCCTCATGATAGTTTTGTGCCCAAAAGTTTCTTGCCTGCCAGTGAAATGCAGAGTATTGCCGAATTAGGCTTTATTGTAGTGCAGATTGATGGAATGGGCACTGCCAACCGGTCTAAAGCTTTTCATGATGTATGCTGGAAAAATATAGCAGATGCAGGTTTTCCCGACCGGATATTGTGGATGAAGGCTATGGCCGTTAAATATCCAAATGCTGATATTTCAAGAGTAGGGATTTATGGCACTTCAGCGGGTGGGCAAAGCTCAACAGGTGCACTATTATTTCATCCAGAGTTTTATAAAGCTGCGGTTTCTGCCTGTGGTTGTCACGATAACCGGATCGACAAACAATGGTGGAACGAGCAATGGATGGGCTATCCTGTAGGGCCGCACTATGGAGAACAATCTAATATTACCAATGCAGCAAAATTACAGGGTAATCTGTTTCTAATTGTTGGCGAAGCCGATGAAAATGTACCACCAGAATCAACCTATCGACTTGCCGATGCATTGATCAAAGCAAATAAAGACTTTGATATATTAAGCATTCCGGGTATGGGCCATAGCGATGGTGGTATTTACGGACGCAGGCGTAAACGCGACTTCTTTGTAAAACATTTATTGCATGCCGAACCACCAAATCCGAATGTACTGGTTCAATAG
- a CDS encoding APA family basic amino acid/polyamine antiporter (product_source=KO:K03294; cog=COG0531; ko=KO:K03294; pfam=PF13520; transmembrane_helix_parts=Inside_1_20,TMhelix_21_43,Outside_44_57,TMhelix_58_80,Inside_81_100,TMhelix_101_123,Outside_124_142,TMhelix_143_165,Inside_166_184,TMhelix_185_204,Outside_205_223,TMhelix_224_246,Inside_247_265,TMhelix_266_288,Outside_289_315,TMhelix_316_338,Inside_339_364,TMhelix_365_384,Outside_385_393,TMhelix_394_413,Inside_414_425,TMhelix_426_448,Outside_449_452,TMhelix_453_471,Inside_472_490) → MNHQATEHMIEKETTQFKPSLKLMDATMLVAGSMIGSGIFIVSADITRNVGSSGWLLVVWLITGFMTLTAALSYGELSAMFPKAGGQYIYLKEAYNPLISFLYGWSFFTVIQTATIAAVGVAFAKFTAYLVPALSEDLVAIDLGFFTISPAQLLAIGVIILLTYINNRGVNGGKVIQTTFTVAKLLSLFGLIAFGLFFLDKGIWKTNWENMWVLGPLSADGNIGSYTTLAAFGAIAAAMVGSIFSSDSWHNVTFIAGEIKNPARNIGLSLALGTIIVTVLYILTNVMYTGVLSLHDIAYADKDRVAVSAANHIFGTAGTVIIALMIMVSTFGCNNGLIMAGARVYYSMAKDGLFFKKVGTLNKNAVPGFGLWIQCIFACLWCISGKYGDLLDMISFVVVMFYMLTIFGIFILRKKRPDAERPYKAFGYPVLPIIYMVMGLAFCILLIIFKPKFTWPGLIITLIGIPVYYLIKGSIARQDLKAKEAVDVSG, encoded by the coding sequence TTGAACCACCAAGCAACAGAACACATGATTGAAAAAGAAACCACACAATTTAAACCCTCACTTAAATTGATGGATGCAACAATGCTTGTAGCCGGAAGTATGATCGGCTCAGGTATTTTTATAGTAAGTGCAGATATTACCCGGAATGTAGGCAGTTCTGGCTGGCTGTTGGTGGTTTGGTTAATTACAGGCTTTATGACACTTACTGCAGCTTTGAGTTATGGTGAATTAAGTGCCATGTTTCCAAAAGCGGGCGGACAATATATTTATTTAAAGGAAGCATATAATCCGCTCATCAGTTTTTTATATGGCTGGAGTTTTTTTACGGTAATCCAAACGGCGACTATTGCCGCAGTAGGCGTGGCATTTGCTAAGTTTACCGCATATCTCGTGCCTGCACTAAGTGAAGATTTAGTTGCTATCGATTTAGGTTTCTTTACCATTTCACCCGCTCAACTACTGGCAATTGGGGTAATTATATTACTCACCTATATAAATAATAGAGGGGTAAACGGCGGTAAAGTGATTCAAACCACCTTTACAGTGGCCAAATTGCTAAGCTTGTTTGGCCTTATCGCGTTTGGCCTTTTCTTTTTAGATAAAGGGATCTGGAAAACCAACTGGGAAAATATGTGGGTTTTAGGACCCCTATCTGCCGATGGAAATATCGGCTCTTACACCACTTTGGCGGCTTTCGGCGCCATTGCAGCAGCAATGGTGGGTTCGATATTTAGTAGCGATTCCTGGCACAACGTTACGTTTATCGCGGGCGAAATTAAAAACCCTGCACGCAATATTGGCCTGAGTTTAGCCTTAGGAACCATTATCGTAACAGTGCTCTACATCCTTACCAATGTGATGTATACCGGGGTGCTTTCATTACATGATATCGCCTATGCTGATAAAGATCGGGTGGCGGTTTCTGCTGCCAACCATATTTTCGGTACAGCGGGTACCGTCATTATTGCATTAATGATTATGGTTTCAACTTTCGGTTGCAATAACGGTTTAATTATGGCTGGTGCCAGGGTGTATTACTCAATGGCCAAAGATGGGCTTTTCTTTAAGAAAGTAGGTACACTTAACAAAAATGCAGTTCCTGGTTTTGGATTATGGATTCAGTGTATTTTTGCTTGTTTATGGTGCATCAGTGGGAAATATGGCGACCTGTTGGATATGATCTCGTTTGTGGTGGTGATGTTTTATATGCTCACCATTTTCGGGATTTTTATCCTTCGTAAGAAACGACCTGATGCCGAACGTCCATACAAAGCTTTTGGCTACCCTGTGCTGCCAATCATCTATATGGTGATGGGACTGGCTTTTTGCATATTACTGATTATTTTTAAACCTAAATTTACCTGGCCAGGATTAATCATCACGTTAATTGGTATACCGGTTTATTACCTGATTAAAGGAAGTATTGCCCGCCAGGACTTGAAAGCAAAAGAAGCAGTTGATGTGAGCGGTTAA